One window of Mailhella massiliensis genomic DNA carries:
- a CDS encoding alpha-D-ribose 1-methylphosphonate 5-phosphate C-P-lyase PhnJ, with protein MLTLQQDLRGEAREKTPLEGYNFAYLDESTKRMIRRGLLKAVAVPGYQVPFAGREMPMPCGWGTGGIQVTASVIGEDDVLKVIDQGSDDTTNAVSIRRFFASTTGVKTTTRTAEATIIQTRHRIPEHPLNERQILVYQVPLPEPLRWLEPSEKETRTLHALEEYGLMNVKIYEDIMRHGAIAMSFDYPVRVNGRYIMSPSPIPRFDNPKMNRCPALQLFGAGREKRLYAIPPYTDVKSLDFEDYPFEVQHWDEPCALCGARHTYLDEVVLDDTGRRMFVCSDSDACAENRARQGVTEVSHD; from the coding sequence ATGTTGACATTGCAGCAGGACCTGCGCGGCGAGGCCAGGGAAAAAACGCCTCTGGAAGGCTACAATTTCGCCTATCTCGACGAAAGCACCAAGAGAATGATCCGGCGCGGACTTCTGAAGGCCGTGGCCGTTCCCGGTTATCAGGTTCCCTTTGCGGGACGTGAAATGCCCATGCCCTGCGGCTGGGGAACCGGCGGCATACAGGTGACGGCGAGCGTCATCGGAGAAGACGATGTGCTCAAGGTCATCGACCAGGGCTCCGACGACACCACCAACGCCGTTTCCATTCGCCGCTTCTTCGCCAGCACCACGGGGGTGAAAACCACCACCCGCACCGCGGAAGCCACCATCATCCAGACAAGACACCGCATTCCCGAACATCCGCTGAACGAACGGCAGATACTGGTCTATCAGGTTCCCCTGCCCGAACCCCTCCGCTGGCTCGAACCCAGCGAAAAGGAAACCCGCACGCTGCACGCTCTTGAGGAATACGGCCTCATGAACGTGAAAATCTACGAGGACATCATGCGCCACGGCGCCATTGCCATGAGCTTCGACTATCCCGTACGCGTGAACGGGCGCTACATCATGAGCCCTTCGCCCATTCCGCGCTTCGACAACCCCAAGATGAACCGCTGCCCGGCATTGCAGCTCTTCGGCGCGGGGCGTGAAAAGCGCCTCTACGCCATCCCCCCCTATACCGATGTGAAAAGCCTCGACTTCGAGGATTACCCCTTCGAGGTGCAGCACTGGGACGAACCCTGCGCGCTGTGCGGAGCCCGCCACACCTACCTCGACGAGGTGGTGCTCGACGATACGGGCAGAAGGATGTTCGTCTGCTCCGACAGCGACGCCTGCGCGGAAAACAGGGCCCGGCAGGGCGTGACGGAGGTTTCCCATGACTGA
- a CDS encoding histidine kinase dimerization/phospho-acceptor domain-containing protein, producing the protein MKKPDLSALKSIFLPAGAWLRRAAVRAYDAAPGMILPLLHRVRTLWHRFLALPASKRSLRLRLSVFFSLFMVTAWAAAALFAWLACREYIDEFFDSRQMLVARLLATADLSFSGSDMPKMKEMLPGVDKHAFGEVEEEAISLAVYSPDGKTLMSHGEAGQRFPFEAVRRGFVDMPLLGHGKTWRIVWMNSVTGHHVVAVGQELDYRTDMALEMLEEQIMPWLLLLPVLLAGLFLLLTRELAPLRDMAAALHARIPEENTPLDTSRLPSEVLPMAEALNDFFARTEGMLQRERAFISDAAHELRTPLAGLRIQAQVAARPGIDEATRRESLALLRQGIDRCARLMEQILALSRLEAQSLSGNGDAMPRSRVDWAALLEEMLPQYRSKLEERGIILESNITTLNASVQGNSALLSMLLRNILENAASYTPDGGLVRITLEHERLVVQNDCRPLPEEYAARLGERFFRPPGQEKTGSGLGLSIMTRIAALHGFRLEKGIRKDAPGFSPSSFLISLSW; encoded by the coding sequence ATGAAAAAGCCCGACCTCTCCGCCCTGAAAAGCATCTTCCTCCCGGCAGGAGCATGGCTCCGCCGCGCGGCCGTGCGGGCGTACGACGCCGCTCCCGGCATGATTCTCCCGCTCCTTCACCGGGTCCGTACGCTGTGGCATCGCTTTCTTGCCCTGCCTGCAAGCAAGCGAAGCCTCCGGCTGCGCCTGAGCGTCTTCTTTTCCCTGTTCATGGTTACGGCATGGGCGGCGGCCGCGCTTTTCGCCTGGCTGGCCTGCCGTGAATACATCGACGAATTCTTCGACTCCCGGCAGATGCTTGTAGCCCGGCTGCTCGCCACGGCCGATCTTTCCTTCTCCGGTTCCGACATGCCGAAAATGAAGGAAATGCTTCCCGGCGTGGACAAGCACGCCTTCGGCGAGGTGGAAGAGGAGGCCATCAGCCTCGCCGTATATTCCCCGGACGGAAAAACGCTGATGAGTCACGGAGAAGCGGGGCAGAGATTCCCTTTTGAAGCCGTACGGCGCGGTTTTGTGGACATGCCCCTTCTCGGGCACGGCAAAACATGGCGTATCGTATGGATGAATTCCGTAACCGGGCACCATGTCGTCGCCGTAGGGCAGGAGCTCGACTACCGTACGGACATGGCTCTCGAAATGCTGGAAGAACAGATCATGCCCTGGCTTCTTCTGCTTCCCGTTCTGCTCGCCGGACTCTTTCTTCTGCTCACGCGGGAACTTGCCCCCCTGCGCGATATGGCCGCCGCACTTCATGCCCGCATACCGGAGGAAAACACGCCGCTCGATACAAGCCGCCTTCCCTCCGAAGTACTGCCCATGGCAGAAGCGCTGAACGACTTCTTCGCCCGGACGGAAGGTATGCTGCAACGGGAACGGGCCTTCATTTCCGATGCGGCGCATGAGCTGCGTACGCCCCTCGCGGGGCTTCGCATTCAGGCGCAGGTGGCGGCCCGGCCCGGTATTGATGAAGCAACAAGGCGGGAATCGCTGGCCTTGCTCCGTCAGGGCATAGACCGCTGCGCCCGGCTCATGGAGCAGATACTCGCCCTCTCCCGGCTGGAAGCTCAGAGCCTCTCCGGCAACGGCGACGCCATGCCCCGTTCCCGCGTCGACTGGGCCGCGCTCCTGGAAGAAATGCTTCCCCAGTACCGGTCGAAGCTGGAAGAACGCGGCATCATTCTGGAATCAAACATCACTACGCTGAACGCCTCCGTACAGGGCAACAGCGCGCTTCTTTCCATGCTGCTGCGCAATATTCTGGAAAACGCCGCATCCTATACGCCGGACGGCGGCCTTGTGCGCATAACGCTGGAGCACGAAAGGCTTGTCGTACAGAACGACTGCCGCCCCCTGCCCGAAGAATACGCCGCTCGCCTCGGGGAACGCTTCTTCCGGCCTCCCGGACAGGAAAAGACGGGCAGCGGCCTCGGCCTCTCCATCATGACGCGTATCGCCGCCCTGCACGGTTTCCGGCTGGAAAAAGGCATACGAAAAGACGCACCGGGGTTCTCCCCCAGCTCGTTCCTCATATCCCTCTCCTGGTAG
- the phnN gene encoding phosphonate metabolism protein/1,5-bisphosphokinase (PRPP-forming) PhnN, producing the protein MRGRLVYVMGPSGAGKDSLLDALRQTFCGLPVAFPRRYITRPAAAGGERHIPVSPEYFKSLEEQGYFSLHWASHGYLYGIAASTDTALACGVSLIVNGSRAAFPQALRRYPDLLPVLVTVPAAVLRERLVKRGRESGEALEERLRAAFMPIPGEDSASDWIRLDNSGPLEQNARELTEKLSGILGLR; encoded by the coding sequence ATGCGCGGCAGGCTCGTCTATGTCATGGGGCCTTCCGGCGCGGGAAAGGACTCGCTGCTCGACGCGCTGCGCCAGACGTTCTGCGGCCTGCCCGTGGCCTTTCCGAGGCGTTACATCACAAGGCCCGCCGCCGCAGGCGGAGAACGTCACATTCCCGTCAGCCCGGAATATTTCAAAAGTCTTGAAGAACAGGGATACTTTTCCCTGCACTGGGCCAGCCACGGCTACCTGTACGGCATAGCGGCAAGCACGGATACGGCGCTTGCCTGCGGCGTTTCCCTCATCGTCAACGGTTCCCGCGCGGCCTTTCCCCAGGCCCTGCGCCGTTACCCCGATCTTCTGCCCGTGCTCGTCACCGTGCCCGCCGCCGTCCTGCGCGAAAGACTCGTGAAACGCGGCAGGGAATCCGGCGAGGCGCTGGAGGAGAGGCTCAGGGCCGCCTTCATGCCCATTCCCGGAGAGGATTCCGCTTCGGACTGGATACGCCTCGACAACTCCGGCCCGCTGGAACAGAACGCCCGGGAGCTTACGGAAAAACTCAGCGGAATCCTCGGCCTGCGCTGA
- a CDS encoding response regulator, whose amino-acid sequence MRVLLVEDDALIGNGLRAGLTALGFATDWFKEGTLGMEALFSATYDAAVLDLGLPGMDGLDILRAWRARGSDVPVLILTARDAISQRVEGLNLGADDYLGKPFDLDEVAARLRALVRRRHGVSSHSLSHGSVSFDPLTRTVSQDGRPVALGQKEVMLVELLLLNRQSVLSKSAIEEKIYPWGEEVSSNSVEVLVHRIRRKLGTDFIKTVHSVGYTLGDA is encoded by the coding sequence ATGCGTGTGCTTCTTGTTGAAGACGATGCTCTCATAGGCAACGGGCTCAGGGCGGGCCTTACCGCCCTGGGCTTTGCCACAGACTGGTTCAAGGAAGGGACTCTGGGCATGGAGGCCCTTTTCTCGGCAACGTACGACGCGGCCGTTCTCGATCTCGGCCTGCCCGGCATGGACGGGCTGGACATCCTGCGCGCATGGCGTGCCAGAGGCTCCGACGTGCCGGTGCTCATTCTTACCGCAAGGGATGCCATAAGCCAGCGCGTGGAAGGACTGAACCTCGGGGCCGACGACTATCTCGGCAAACCCTTCGATCTGGACGAGGTGGCGGCCCGACTGCGCGCTCTTGTGAGGAGAAGGCACGGCGTATCCTCCCACAGCCTTTCCCACGGCTCCGTCAGCTTCGATCCCCTCACCAGAACGGTTTCCCAGGACGGCAGACCCGTGGCCCTGGGGCAGAAGGAAGTCATGCTGGTGGAACTTCTGCTTCTCAACCGGCAGAGCGTGCTTTCCAAAAGCGCCATCGAGGAAAAAATCTATCCCTGGGGCGAAGAGGTAAGCAGCAACTCCGTGGAAGTGCTGGTGCACCGCATACGCCGAAAACTGGGAACGGACTTCATCAAGACCGTGCATTCCGTAGGCTATACGCTGGGAGATGCCTGA
- the phnL gene encoding phosphonate C-P lyase system protein PhnL, with amino-acid sequence MNTTSNTLSASAKETAAHDVLPVIEVRNLCKEFILHQQGGTRIEALRNVSFHVNAGECVALYGPSGSGKSTMLKALYGNYLPSSGSILVRCRDGETDIASASPRQVSRLRRECISYVSQFLRVIPRVSTLDLVAEPLLAAGCGEEKALRRARDLLRRLNLPERLWDLAPATFSGGEQQRVNIARGFCRPTPILLLDEPTASLDAMNRKVVVELIHEACERGCAVVGIFHDDDTRRAVAHRSVIMSRPGEND; translated from the coding sequence ATGAATACGACAAGCAATACTCTTTCCGCTTCCGCCAAGGAGACGGCCGCGCACGACGTCCTTCCGGTCATCGAAGTCCGCAATCTGTGCAAGGAATTCATCCTGCATCAGCAGGGCGGCACGCGCATCGAGGCGCTCAGAAACGTGAGCTTTCATGTGAACGCCGGGGAATGCGTGGCCCTGTACGGTCCTTCCGGTTCGGGCAAGTCCACCATGCTCAAGGCCCTGTACGGCAATTATCTGCCTTCCTCGGGCAGCATTCTCGTGCGCTGCCGCGACGGGGAAACGGACATAGCCTCCGCCTCTCCCCGGCAGGTAAGCCGCCTGCGCCGCGAATGCATAAGCTATGTCAGCCAGTTTCTCCGCGTCATTCCCCGCGTTTCCACCCTCGACCTTGTGGCGGAACCCCTGCTTGCCGCAGGCTGCGGGGAAGAAAAGGCCCTGCGCCGGGCGCGCGACCTGCTGCGGCGGCTGAACCTTCCCGAACGACTCTGGGATCTCGCGCCCGCCACCTTCTCCGGCGGCGAACAGCAGCGGGTGAACATTGCAAGGGGCTTCTGCCGCCCCACGCCCATCCTTCTGCTCGACGAACCCACCGCCTCCCTCGACGCCATGAACCGGAAAGTCGTCGTCGAACTCATCCATGAAGCGTGCGAACGCGGCTGCGCCGTGGTGGGCATCTTCCACGACGACGACACGCGGCGCGCCGTGGCCCACCGCTCGGTGATCATGAGCCGCCCCGGCGAAAACGACTGA
- a CDS encoding ATP-binding cassette domain-containing protein — protein MTTPLAFESFCLTRGNMHMRDISFSVEEGEIFAVLGRTGAGKTLLLESAAGFYTPERGRVLLYGAPVQDIPLTERRIGFVYQDYALFPHMTVEKNITYGLRVRRRSRAEQEEKVREISSLLSIDHILEEYPQTLSGGEKQRVALARALVLNPRLLLLDEPFSSLDPATRKSLYEEIGSIPQKFHCAVLFVTHDFREAQLLASRIGIMARGRMLCIRSAQELFTRSGDAELNTFLGLEDA, from the coding sequence GTGACGACTCCCCTCGCCTTCGAATCCTTCTGCCTCACGCGAGGCAACATGCACATGCGCGACATTTCCTTTTCCGTGGAAGAAGGGGAAATATTCGCCGTGCTCGGCCGTACGGGCGCGGGCAAGACGCTGCTGCTGGAATCGGCCGCAGGATTCTACACCCCGGAAAGAGGACGGGTGCTGCTCTACGGCGCTCCCGTACAGGACATCCCCCTCACGGAACGACGCATCGGCTTCGTCTATCAGGATTACGCGCTCTTTCCCCACATGACCGTGGAAAAAAACATCACCTACGGCCTCAGAGTACGCCGCAGAAGCCGCGCGGAGCAGGAAGAAAAGGTAAGGGAAATCTCCTCCCTTCTCTCCATCGACCATATTCTTGAGGAATATCCTCAAACCCTGAGCGGCGGGGAAAAGCAACGCGTCGCGCTGGCCCGCGCGCTGGTGCTGAATCCCCGCCTGCTCCTTCTCGACGAACCCTTTTCCTCCCTCGATCCGGCCACAAGAAAAAGCCTGTATGAAGAAATAGGGAGCATACCCCAAAAGTTCCACTGCGCGGTGCTCTTCGTCACCCACGATTTCAGGGAGGCGCAACTGCTGGCCTCGCGCATAGGCATCATGGCCCGAGGCAGGATGCTCTGTATCCGTTCGGCTCAGGAACTTTTCACCCGCAGCGGCGATGCCGAGCTCAATACCTTTCTCGGACTGGAGGACGCATGA
- a CDS encoding NirD/YgiW/YdeI family stress tolerance protein, producing MTHNIEISRLSPVTRPSRRFSLVPAALTASLALLLTLGAANALANNGGGGYIQNNAPVHAGGYTGPGPSVTTVEQAKNMRDDTHVTLRGYIVQHLGGEHYLFKDDTGTVNVDIDHKRWQGQTVGPNDLVEIYGEVDKDWNKLDIDVDRLIKR from the coding sequence ATGACTCATAACATCGAAATCAGCCGTCTCTCTCCCGTCACCCGTCCTTCCCGCAGATTCTCCCTTGTTCCCGCGGCCCTCACGGCTTCCCTCGCCCTTCTGCTCACTCTGGGGGCGGCGAACGCCCTTGCCAACAACGGCGGCGGAGGCTACATCCAGAACAATGCTCCCGTCCACGCTGGCGGCTATACCGGCCCCGGCCCCTCGGTGACCACGGTGGAACAGGCCAAAAATATGCGCGACGACACCCACGTCACCCTCAGAGGCTACATCGTCCAGCATCTCGGCGGAGAGCACTACCTGTTCAAGGACGATACCGGTACCGTCAACGTGGATATCGACCACAAGCGCTGGCAGGGCCAGACCGTAGGCCCCAACGATCTTGTGGAAATCTACGGAGAAGTGGACAAGGACTGGAACAAGCTGGACATCGACGTGGACCGGCTCATCAAAAGATAA
- a CDS encoding ABC transporter permease — protein sequence MKRNLSFFDGASLCVAFVTVIFLTASLCTIIIGGLPFLPGALRSQEVLFSIRLSLVTSTISTLLCFAVGIPCAYALARCRMPLRNLCRLVLELPLSLPYLVLGLCLLMMFSSEAGRLLKTFGIRVIFEPAGIVMAQWIVNIPFVIRLMRTALEEMDGRLEFIAGTLGASRWQRFCTITLPLCRNSILMAAILTWSRAIGEFGATLMLVGVTRMKTETLPASIYLNISTGDNGMAMAAAIILLIISGTALLMTTLLQRRAASRMEDGAW from the coding sequence ATGAAACGGAATCTGTCTTTCTTCGACGGCGCAAGCCTGTGCGTCGCCTTCGTCACGGTGATTTTCCTCACCGCCTCGCTGTGCACCATCATCATAGGAGGCCTGCCCTTTCTGCCCGGGGCGCTCCGTTCGCAGGAAGTGCTCTTCTCCATCCGGCTGAGCCTCGTCACCTCCACCATTTCCACCCTGCTGTGCTTCGCGGTGGGCATTCCCTGCGCCTACGCGCTGGCCCGATGCCGTATGCCGCTGCGCAACCTCTGCCGCCTGGTGCTGGAACTGCCCCTTTCCCTGCCCTATCTGGTGCTCGGTCTGTGCCTGCTCATGATGTTTTCCTCCGAGGCGGGAAGACTTCTCAAGACGTTCGGCATACGGGTCATCTTCGAACCTGCGGGCATCGTCATGGCTCAGTGGATCGTCAACATTCCCTTCGTGATACGGCTCATGCGCACGGCGCTTGAGGAAATGGACGGCAGGCTGGAATTCATCGCCGGCACGCTGGGAGCTTCCCGCTGGCAGAGGTTCTGCACCATCACGCTGCCTCTGTGCCGCAATTCCATACTCATGGCGGCCATCCTTACATGGTCTCGCGCCATAGGGGAATTCGGGGCCACGCTCATGCTCGTGGGCGTCACGCGCATGAAAACGGAAACCCTGCCCGCAAGCATCTACCTCAACATCAGTACCGGCGATAACGGCATGGCCATGGCCGCAGCCATCATTCTGCTCATCATTTCCGGCACGGCGCTTCTCATGACCACCCTGCTGCAGCGCCGTGCGGCAAGCCGCATGGAGGACGGCGCCTGGTGA
- a CDS encoding transposase — protein sequence MIRQICSYKEIETSEGSMMPDHVHKIVMISPKYASSAMGYTKGESSLMIFDRFSQWKYKDDNKNS from the coding sequence ATAATTCGGCAGATTTGCAGCTATAAGGAAATTGAAACAAGTGAGGGAAGTATGATGCCGGATCATGTACATAAGATTGTAATGATATCGCCGAAGTATGCGTCGTCAGCTATGGGTTATACAAAGGGTGAAAGCTCCCTGATGATTTTTGATAGATTTTCCCAATGGAAATACAAGGATGACAATAAAAATTCTTGA
- a CDS encoding Rossmann-like domain-containing protein, with protein MTTQELYRRLRQELENLMRLHHLDESPIILKSRGLSPEEAIGNTVRKDYPILAGKEIMLQARFGEALGQAFTDAPADFSGTLAEILALDPENDPHSRGLLVATLNAVMRFTGDIDRTVHCRNNELEACAEACAAYIRGHFHHPRITLAGYQPALTARLSQEFSLRVLDMNPQFVGSIRSGITIEHGEKSYRDAVLEWPDLVLCTGSTLCNGTFVNFVDIGRPVLFFGISGAAAARIFGLPRFCPMAG; from the coding sequence ATGACCACGCAGGAACTGTACCGTCGTCTCAGGCAGGAACTGGAAAACCTGATGCGGCTGCATCATCTGGATGAAAGCCCCATTATCCTGAAAAGTCGCGGTCTCTCCCCGGAAGAGGCCATCGGCAACACCGTGCGTAAGGATTATCCTATCCTCGCGGGCAAGGAAATCATGCTTCAGGCCCGCTTCGGCGAAGCTCTGGGGCAGGCCTTTACCGACGCCCCCGCCGACTTCAGCGGCACGCTTGCGGAAATTCTGGCGCTCGACCCGGAAAACGACCCCCACAGCAGGGGACTTCTTGTCGCCACGCTCAACGCCGTCATGCGCTTCACCGGCGATATCGACCGCACCGTCCATTGCCGCAACAACGAACTGGAAGCCTGCGCCGAGGCCTGCGCCGCCTATATACGCGGGCATTTCCATCATCCCCGCATCACGCTGGCAGGCTATCAGCCCGCTCTCACCGCCCGCCTCTCTCAGGAATTTTCCCTGCGTGTGCTGGACATGAATCCGCAGTTCGTGGGCAGCATCCGTTCCGGCATCACCATAGAGCACGGAGAGAAAAGCTACCGCGACGCCGTGCTGGAATGGCCCGACCTTGTGCTCTGCACGGGCAGCACGCTCTGCAACGGCACCTTCGTCAACTTTGTGGACATCGGCCGGCCCGTACTCTTCTTCGGCATTTCCGGCGCAGCCGCGGCCCGCATTTTCGGCCTTCCCCGCTTCTGTCCCATGGCGGGCTGA
- a CDS encoding alpha-D-ribose 1-methylphosphonate 5-triphosphate diphosphatase — protein sequence MKEQLFYNCNVVTEHDVISGHVLVRDGRIAAVEEGTPFLSRREDAVDMEGDYLLPGLVELHTDNLEKHILPRPKVVWPQPESAFFAHDAQIVASGITTVFDALSVGEYHDKGRIAMLGEAVEALNHCRESGQLRAEHLLHLRCEVADPRMQELFFPLSDNPGLHLVSLMDHTPGQRQWRNTESYRTYYSNTVSWTDDEFKKMVDELRARRDSCADGNAASVMAFCRERHLPMASHDDTLVEHVNEALANGIRISEFPTTEEAARHAAENGMTVLMGAPNIVRGGSHSGNVSAETVAREGYLGALSSDYVPISLISAVFALHERGVMPLPEAVSLVSSHPAEAVGLDDRGCIAEGLRADLVRVHTMEGVPVVRNVWREGARVF from the coding sequence ATGAAAGAACAGCTTTTCTACAACTGCAACGTCGTTACGGAACACGACGTCATCAGCGGTCATGTCCTTGTCCGCGACGGCCGCATCGCCGCCGTGGAAGAGGGAACCCCCTTTCTCTCCCGCCGGGAAGACGCCGTGGACATGGAAGGCGACTACCTTCTCCCCGGCCTTGTGGAACTTCATACCGACAACCTGGAAAAGCATATCCTGCCCCGCCCCAAGGTAGTCTGGCCTCAGCCGGAATCGGCCTTCTTCGCCCATGATGCGCAGATCGTGGCCTCGGGCATCACGACGGTATTTGACGCGCTTTCCGTGGGCGAATATCATGACAAGGGCCGTATCGCCATGCTCGGCGAGGCCGTGGAAGCGCTCAACCACTGCCGCGAAAGCGGACAGCTGCGCGCGGAACATCTGCTGCATCTGCGCTGTGAGGTCGCGGACCCGCGGATGCAGGAGCTGTTCTTCCCCCTTTCCGACAATCCCGGCCTGCACCTGGTTTCCCTCATGGACCACACCCCCGGTCAGCGTCAGTGGCGCAATACCGAAAGCTACCGCACCTACTACAGCAACACCGTATCGTGGACGGACGACGAGTTTAAAAAAATGGTGGACGAACTCAGGGCACGGCGGGATTCCTGCGCGGACGGCAACGCGGCCTCGGTCATGGCCTTCTGCCGCGAACGCCACCTGCCCATGGCCAGCCACGACGACACGCTGGTGGAACATGTGAACGAAGCTCTTGCCAACGGCATACGCATCAGCGAATTCCCCACCACGGAGGAAGCCGCCCGCCACGCCGCGGAAAACGGCATGACGGTTCTCATGGGCGCGCCCAACATCGTGCGCGGCGGTTCTCATTCCGGGAACGTCTCGGCGGAAACCGTCGCACGGGAAGGGTATCTCGGCGCGCTCTCCTCGGACTATGTGCCCATCAGCCTCATCAGCGCGGTCTTCGCCCTGCATGAGCGCGGCGTCATGCCTCTGCCGGAAGCCGTGAGCCTGGTCTCCTCCCACCCCGCCGAAGCCGTGGGCCTCGACGACAGGGGGTGCATAGCCGAAGGGCTGCGTGCCGACCTTGTGCGCGTGCACACCATGGAAGGAGTGCCCGTAGTGCGCAACGTATGGCGCGAAGGGGCAAGGGTGTTCTGA
- a CDS encoding substrate-binding domain-containing protein: MKRFPLFLCVAAALAFMIPSSALAEKALHVYCGAGMTRPFGEIAAAFTQKTQVPMEVTYANAGQIQSQINTAQEGDFFIAGAAEELRPVKKYVAATRDLVKHIPVLAVAKGNPKKISGIRDLGRSDLRVVLGDAKATPIGKIADKALADAGLTGKVNVVSRGVTAPSIFNALNVGECDAVIVWKENVTAAMDILADPAMDAYVKTIPAATLSVSTNPEGQKLFLDFLSSGEAKAIWEKHGYVVLN, translated from the coding sequence ATGAAAAGATTTCCCCTCTTCCTTTGTGTTGCAGCGGCCCTGGCTTTCATGATTCCTTCTTCCGCTCTGGCGGAAAAGGCCCTGCATGTGTACTGCGGCGCGGGCATGACCAGACCCTTCGGCGAAATAGCCGCCGCCTTCACCCAAAAGACGCAGGTCCCGATGGAAGTGACCTACGCCAACGCCGGTCAGATACAGTCGCAGATCAATACCGCGCAGGAAGGCGACTTCTTCATCGCCGGTGCGGCGGAAGAACTCCGGCCCGTGAAAAAATATGTGGCCGCAACGCGCGATCTCGTAAAGCACATTCCCGTGCTGGCCGTAGCCAAAGGCAACCCCAAAAAGATTTCCGGCATCCGTGATCTGGGCAGAAGCGATCTTCGCGTGGTGCTCGGCGACGCCAAGGCCACGCCCATAGGCAAGATTGCGGACAAGGCCCTTGCCGACGCAGGCCTCACGGGCAAGGTCAACGTGGTGAGCCGCGGCGTGACCGCGCCCTCCATCTTCAATGCGCTGAACGTGGGCGAATGCGACGCCGTCATCGTGTGGAAGGAAAACGTGACGGCCGCCATGGACATTCTCGCCGATCCCGCCATGGACGCCTATGTGAAGACCATTCCCGCCGCCACGCTCTCCGTTTCCACCAATCCCGAAGGGCAGAAGCTCTTTCTGGATTTCCTTTCTTCCGGCGAGGCAAAGGCCATCTGGGAAAAGCACGGCTATGTGGTGCTGAACTGA
- the phnK gene encoding phosphonate C-P lyase system protein PhnK, translating into MTEQLPVLRAESLTRCYGDRLGCRNVSLELWPGEVLGIVGESGSGKSTLLNMLSGRLTPSEGSVIYRDAHGADIDLHALGEGERRRLLRTELGYVHQNPRDGLRMQVSAGANIGERLMAAGGRNYHKLRATALEWLEKVEIAAPRIDDVPARYSGGMQQRLQIARNLVTGPRLVFMDEPTGGLDVSVQARLLDLLRRLVRDMDLAVVLVTHDLAVARLLSHRLMVMYHGEVVEQGLADQVLDDPHHPYTQLLVSSILQG; encoded by the coding sequence ATGACTGAACAGCTTCCCGTGCTCAGGGCCGAATCCCTTACCCGGTGCTACGGCGACAGGCTGGGCTGCCGCAACGTTTCTCTGGAACTGTGGCCGGGCGAGGTGCTCGGCATCGTGGGCGAATCCGGCTCCGGCAAAAGCACGCTCCTCAACATGCTTTCCGGCAGACTGACGCCGAGTGAAGGCAGCGTCATCTACCGTGACGCGCACGGCGCGGACATCGACCTGCACGCGCTGGGCGAGGGGGAACGCCGCCGCCTTCTGCGTACGGAACTCGGCTATGTGCATCAGAATCCCCGCGACGGGCTGCGTATGCAGGTAAGCGCGGGCGCCAACATAGGCGAAAGGCTCATGGCCGCCGGGGGCAGAAACTACCACAAACTGCGCGCCACCGCTCTGGAATGGCTGGAAAAGGTGGAAATAGCCGCCCCGCGCATCGACGACGTTCCCGCCCGCTACTCCGGCGGGATGCAGCAGCGCCTGCAGATAGCCCGCAACCTCGTGACCGGCCCGAGGCTCGTCTTCATGGACGAACCCACCGGCGGGCTGGACGTTTCCGTTCAGGCCCGGCTGCTGGATCTTCTGCGCAGGCTCGTGCGCGACATGGATCTGGCCGTGGTTCTCGTCACCCACGATCTGGCCGTGGCCCGGCTGCTTTCCCACAGACTCATGGTCATGTACCACGGCGAAGTCGTGGAACAGGGGCTCGCCGATCAGGTGCTCGACGACCCGCACCATCCCTACACCCAGCTTCTGGTTTCCTCCATCCTCCAAGGATGA